Proteins encoded in a region of the Clostridium butyricum genome:
- a CDS encoding ligand-binding sensor domain-containing protein has protein sequence MIIINKLKNTILKISVIFFILNLFTSISVVKAEAYSNIVFKNITIEDGLAQATVECMIQDSRGYMWFGTNDGLSRYNGHEFEVYRNEIGVDNSIVNNYIVCMNEDRDGNLWIGTIDGASKINLSTNEITNYKNSSGLSNNNITEILVTKDGEILLATIDGLNIYDKTNDRFTRIFNNEHLKDQEIYSLDEDINGDIWLGGSKNITKINLKNNTCEDFSDINKEYEKINDCAYKVLCDDKYIWVGTISNGLYKINIETSQIETINLSNSKISSNNIHTIMKDKNGIMWIGTDSGLVKYDSKNDEYNTYVNKAYDKYSLVDDYVYSVIQDRSGLIWVGTYAGVSMFEPENKIEHYKVDPLSHSSINENLIHGIYEDDDGLIWIGTNTKGVNVLDRKNENIYDISEFTNGTALSSNSINDISGHANKIFIATNNGLNIYDKNTRKISVYNEKQGLNAKKIRNITYDDSGVLWIGTTNGINILNLETDEITDLNYILDKYSLDDRYSECIFKDSEGFYWLGSFLNGGLIKIDPYNNTAIQYKHEGKDGDLSNNTVRTIIEDDEKNIWVGTSGGLNKLDKETGKFKTYTTSDGLANNNIYGIVIDGTGNLWMSTNLGISKLDREKDRFFNLNITDGLQSNEFNGHSYGKLKSGELIFGGINGLNIFNPDEILNNMYIPRVEFDRFRVNGRTIDTLQDAKLNYNENTIGIKFFLPDYKNIKNIQYYYSLEGAGNDWSLVNTNELVLSNLGSGTYIFRVKARNSSGIFSEESSFKFTIKPPFWRSAEFILIYILIGVSLVVLIVKSKNTKMRLLDDMVSKRTRELSDEMEKNTELLNKIINLEKRKNAYLVNISHDLRTPLNVLSSIHQLINQLNKSESGIEREKLDYYMNIFGKNVDRLLKLINDLIDSSKIEHGNYHINIGKHNIVYIVEDTALSLKDYVESKNIELIIDPEVEECFIECDSNEIERCIINLVNNAAKFTDEGGRILVSVVELENEVKIMVSDTGIGIDEKHLETVFDRFNQVIDSNKETKGGSGLGLTITKLIVGLHNGRIFAESEINVGSKFTIILPKKQPKEKVEKI, from the coding sequence GTGATAATCATTAATAAATTGAAAAATACCATTTTAAAAATATCAGTTATTTTTTTTATTTTAAATCTGTTTACAAGTATTAGTGTAGTAAAAGCTGAGGCGTATAGCAACATAGTCTTTAAAAATATAACCATTGAAGACGGACTTGCACAGGCAACTGTTGAATGTATGATTCAAGACAGCAGGGGATATATGTGGTTTGGAACCAATGATGGATTAAGCAGATACAATGGGCATGAATTTGAAGTATATAGAAACGAAATTGGTGTAGACAATAGTATTGTAAATAACTATATTGTATGTATGAATGAAGACAGGGATGGAAACTTGTGGATTGGGACCATAGATGGAGCAAGTAAAATTAATTTGTCTACCAACGAGATAACAAATTATAAAAATTCAAGTGGATTATCTAACAATAATATAACTGAAATACTTGTTACTAAAGATGGAGAAATTCTATTAGCTACAATTGATGGACTGAATATATATGATAAGACTAATGATAGATTTACAAGAATATTCAATAATGAGCATCTTAAAGATCAAGAAATTTATTCTTTAGATGAAGATATTAATGGAGATATATGGCTTGGTGGCTCAAAGAATATTACAAAGATAAATTTAAAAAATAATACTTGTGAGGATTTTTCTGATATAAATAAAGAGTATGAAAAAATTAATGACTGTGCTTATAAAGTTTTATGTGATGATAAATATATATGGGTTGGAACAATAAGTAATGGTTTGTATAAAATTAACATTGAAACTTCCCAAATAGAAACTATTAATTTAAGTAATAGCAAGATTTCAAGCAATAACATACATACTATTATGAAAGATAAAAATGGAATAATGTGGATTGGTACGGATTCTGGATTAGTAAAATATGATTCTAAAAATGATGAGTATAATACCTATGTTAATAAAGCTTACGATAAATATTCTTTAGTTGACGATTATGTTTACTCAGTGATACAAGATAGAAGTGGGCTTATATGGGTGGGAACCTATGCTGGAGTAAGTATGTTTGAACCTGAAAATAAGATAGAACACTATAAAGTAGATCCATTATCACATTCAAGTATAAATGAAAATCTTATACATGGTATATATGAAGATGATGATGGACTAATATGGATTGGAACAAATACAAAAGGAGTAAATGTATTAGATAGAAAAAATGAAAATATATATGATATATCAGAGTTTACAAATGGAACTGCATTAAGCAGTAATTCAATAAATGATATTAGTGGACATGCAAATAAAATCTTTATTGCAACAAACAATGGTTTAAATATATATGACAAAAATACAAGAAAAATCTCAGTGTATAATGAAAAGCAGGGGCTTAATGCAAAAAAGATAAGGAATATAACATATGATGATTCTGGTGTATTATGGATTGGTACAACAAATGGAATCAATATATTGAATTTAGAAACTGATGAAATCACAGATTTAAATTATATTTTGGATAAATACTCATTAGATGATAGATATTCAGAATGTATTTTCAAAGATAGCGAAGGATTCTATTGGCTTGGTAGTTTCTTAAATGGTGGATTAATAAAAATAGATCCATACAATAATACTGCTATTCAATACAAGCATGAAGGAAAAGATGGTGATTTATCTAACAATACTGTAAGAACAATTATTGAAGATGATGAGAAAAATATATGGGTTGGTACAAGTGGAGGACTTAATAAATTAGATAAAGAAACTGGTAAGTTTAAGACGTATACAACAAGTGATGGACTTGCTAATAATAATATATATGGTATTGTAATTGATGGAACTGGAAACTTATGGATGAGTACAAATCTTGGTATTTCAAAATTAGATAGAGAAAAAGATAGATTTTTTAATTTAAATATAACTGATGGTTTACAGAGTAACGAATTCAATGGTCATTCTTATGGAAAATTAAAAAGTGGAGAATTAATTTTTGGTGGTATAAATGGATTAAATATATTTAATCCAGATGAAATATTGAATAATATGTATATACCTAGAGTTGAATTTGATAGATTTAGAGTAAATGGTAGAACTATAGATACATTACAAGATGCTAAGTTGAATTATAATGAAAATACAATTGGAATTAAATTTTTTCTACCGGATTATAAAAATATAAAAAATATACAATATTATTATTCATTAGAAGGAGCCGGTAATGATTGGTCTCTAGTTAATACTAATGAACTTGTCTTAAGCAATCTTGGAAGCGGCACTTACATTTTTAGGGTGAAAGCAAGAAATAGCAGTGGGATTTTTAGTGAAGAAAGTAGTTTCAAATTTACTATAAAACCTCCATTTTGGAGAAGTGCTGAATTTATATTAATATATATATTGATAGGTGTAAGTTTAGTAGTATTAATAGTTAAAAGTAAAAATACTAAGATGAGATTGTTAGATGATATGGTAAGTAAGAGAACTAGAGAATTAAGTGATGAAATGGAAAAAAATACAGAATTACTAAATAAGATCATAAATCTAGAAAAAAGAAAAAATGCATACTTAGTAAACATATCTCATGATTTAAGAACACCATTAAATGTTTTATCGTCTATTCATCAACTTATAAACCAATTAAATAAAAGTGAATCAGGTATTGAAAGAGAAAAACTTGATTATTACATGAACATATTTGGTAAGAACGTTGATAGACTTCTTAAATTGATAAATGACTTGATAGATTCATCAAAGATAGAGCATGGCAATTATCATATAAATATAGGCAAGCATAATATTGTTTATATTGTAGAAGATACAGCACTATCACTTAAAGATTATGTTGAAAGTAAAAATATAGAATTAATAATCGATCCAGAGGTAGAAGAATGTTTCATTGAATGTGATTCTAATGAAATAGAGAGATGTATAATAAATCTTGTTAATAATGCTGCTAAATTTACAGATGAAGGTGGACGTATATTAGTATCTGTTGTTGAACTTGAAAATGAAGTTAAGATTATGGTAAGTGATACTGGAATAGGTATAGATGAAAAACATCTTGAAACTGTATTTGATAGATTTAATCAAGTAATTGACTCTAATAAAGAAACAAAAGGTGGAAGTGGACTAGGTCTTACAATAACAAAACTTATTGTAGGATTACATAATGGAAGGATATTTGCAGAGAGTGAAATAAATGTAGGAAGCAAATTTACAATAATACTTCCTAAAAAACAGCCAAAAGAAAAAGTTGAAAAAATTTAA
- a CDS encoding LysM peptidoglycan-binding domain-containing protein, protein MKKYYYLFLFTALISILLLSCQFIPSLKSNKSISPNNNSFDIHSNDANQNSDSNNNYENSNNNSDDFVIPCSNAVHITIREFINNQQCSSYLVKENETLNDILMRYNSTCAPNASLKLIKELNNITSTNDVKAGTTLKIPETTMKNGSIYTISQGDTWSKICEKYYPVYDIDSIMKLLIFINDYKNDILPLGDTIFLPKI, encoded by the coding sequence TTGAAAAAATATTATTATCTATTTTTATTTACAGCACTTATTTCAATATTACTTTTATCATGCCAATTCATACCTTCACTTAAAAGTAATAAGTCAATAAGTCCTAACAATAATTCATTTGATATACATTCAAATGATGCAAATCAAAATAGTGATTCAAACAATAATTATGAAAACTCTAATAACAACAGTGATGATTTTGTAATTCCATGCTCAAATGCGGTTCATATAACAATACGTGAATTTATAAACAACCAACAATGCTCTAGCTATTTAGTGAAAGAAAACGAAACTCTTAACGATATTTTAATGAGGTATAATTCAACATGTGCTCCTAATGCATCCTTAAAGCTTATAAAGGAACTTAATAATATTACATCTACTAATGATGTGAAAGCTGGAACTACTTTAAAAATTCCAGAAACAACAATGAAAAATGGAAGTATATATACGATTTCGCAAGGAGATACATGGAGTAAAATATGCGAAAAATATTATCCAGTATACGATATAGATTCTATTATGAAGCTTTTAATTTTTATTAATGATTATAAAAATGACATTCTTCCATTAGGTGATACTATATTCCTTCCTAAAATATAA
- a CDS encoding L,D-transpeptidase family protein, producing the protein MNEFMYEKSTKISCILLIVLFLIYFLGAFYFKTHFFFKTSVNGIDISFKTVDEAKDIVYNELSDFKVVIKDDSNEDKIESKDINLEYNGDKKIEEIKEKQSFFKWASALIYNKQYENLDIFTYDESMLEEKVKDLNFFKNLDVIEPKNPQFQYTDGKYIVLEEVKGNKLNYEKTVKAIKSAIEHGNKVVDLNTTGCYERPKYTKDSEKVKEVKDIIDKYVYSKIVYSFDELMETVDGSIINKWIDIDDDMNPSINEKKVKEYIDSLCEKYNTVGKERKFDSSIGKTVIVKGGYYGWKINSNEEVKALIENIKHGQSVFKEPIYSQKGLSRSDDDIGDTYVEVNITRQHLWFYKNGKLLTQGDIVTGCQSKNTPTAEGVYALNYKQKDATLKGDGYSSKVSYWMPFNGNIGLHDARWRSSFGGNIYKTNGTHGCVNMPQYLAKIIFENIESNTPIICYSEDTKNNN; encoded by the coding sequence ATGAACGAATTTATGTATGAGAAGAGTACAAAAATAAGCTGCATTTTGTTAATTGTTTTATTTTTAATATATTTCTTAGGAGCATTTTATTTTAAAACTCATTTCTTTTTCAAAACATCAGTAAATGGTATTGATATATCATTTAAGACAGTAGATGAAGCAAAAGATATAGTATATAATGAACTTTCTGATTTTAAAGTTGTAATAAAAGACGATAGCAATGAAGATAAAATTGAATCAAAAGATATTAATCTAGAGTATAACGGAGATAAAAAAATAGAAGAAATAAAGGAAAAGCAAAGTTTTTTTAAATGGGCCTCAGCATTAATTTACAATAAGCAATATGAGAATTTGGATATTTTTACATATGATGAATCAATGCTTGAGGAAAAAGTGAAAGATCTAAATTTTTTTAAAAATTTAGATGTAATTGAACCTAAAAATCCTCAATTCCAATATACTGATGGAAAATATATTGTGTTAGAAGAGGTAAAAGGAAATAAACTAAATTATGAAAAAACAGTTAAGGCTATAAAAAGTGCAATTGAGCATGGTAATAAAGTTGTGGATTTAAATACTACTGGATGTTATGAAAGACCTAAGTATACAAAGGATTCAGAAAAAGTAAAAGAAGTAAAAGATATTATTGATAAGTATGTTTATTCAAAGATAGTATATTCTTTTGATGAACTTATGGAAACAGTAGATGGATCAATAATTAATAAATGGATTGATATAGATGATGATATGAATCCATCTATAAATGAAAAAAAAGTTAAAGAATATATAGATAGTTTATGTGAAAAATACAATACAGTAGGTAAAGAACGTAAGTTTGATAGTAGCATTGGAAAAACTGTTATTGTAAAGGGAGGATATTATGGATGGAAAATTAATTCTAATGAAGAGGTTAAAGCACTTATTGAAAATATAAAACATGGGCAATCTGTTTTTAAAGAGCCTATATATTCTCAGAAGGGATTATCAAGGAGTGATGATGATATTGGGGATACGTATGTTGAAGTCAATATAACAAGACAGCATTTATGGTTTTATAAAAATGGAAAGCTTTTAACACAGGGGGATATTGTAACTGGATGTCAAAGTAAAAATACACCTACAGCTGAAGGTGTATATGCTCTGAACTACAAACAGAAGGATGCAACGTTAAAAGGTGATGGATATAGTTCAAAAGTTTCTTATTGGATGCCCTTTAATGGTAATATTGGTTTACACGATGCAAGGTGGAGAAGTTCTTTTGGAGGAAATATATATAAGACTAATGGAACTCATGGTTGTGTAAATATGCCTCAATATCTTGCAAAGATAATATTTGAAAATATTGAATCAAACACACCTATTATATGTTATAGTGAGGACACTAAAAATAATAACTAA
- a CDS encoding [Fe-Fe] hydrogenase large subunit C-terminal domain-containing protein — MNSKYTDLFHELIQAYYDGNFDETLSRIMVCHESSPQETFKIITSLCGVNIEFDNNYIYNLKKAITMYSVNKRIVEKLECSGVNCIKSKDDKFTCEAACPFNAIKYDTTNKTTYISKDICINCGICVDSCKGGRILDKVEFIPVMNLIKENKTVIAAVAPAINGQFGDNVTMDMLREAFIKIGFSDMIEVAFAADILSIKEACEFDKHVNKDGDLMITSCCCPMWVGMLKKVYTSLVKDLSPSISPMIAAGRIIKKINPDAKVVFIGPCIAKKAEAKENDLKDVIDFVLTFAELDEIFKALKIDLSSLKGIPSKDYTSRGGRMYARSGGVSTAVSDIIEELYPDKFKSFKSSTASGVKECKEILEKALNKELDSNFIEGMGCKGGCVGGPKTLIPLEKGKQQVDNFAFDSPIKVPLHSETLDNILKEIGINSIDDFKDKQKMSLFERDFNSNNVKK, encoded by the coding sequence ATGAATAGTAAATATACTGATTTATTTCATGAACTTATTCAAGCATACTATGATGGTAATTTTGATGAAACTCTTTCACGTATTATGGTATGTCATGAATCATCACCTCAGGAAACTTTTAAAATCATAACATCACTTTGTGGCGTAAATATTGAATTTGATAATAATTATATTTATAATCTAAAAAAAGCAATAACAATGTACTCTGTGAATAAGCGTATTGTTGAGAAACTTGAATGTTCTGGAGTAAATTGTATAAAGAGTAAGGACGATAAATTTACATGTGAAGCAGCCTGTCCTTTTAATGCAATAAAATATGATACTACTAATAAAACCACATACATAAGCAAAGATATCTGCATTAACTGTGGTATATGTGTTGACAGTTGTAAAGGTGGAAGAATCTTAGATAAAGTTGAGTTTATACCTGTAATGAATTTGATAAAAGAAAATAAGACAGTAATAGCAGCAGTAGCACCAGCCATTAATGGTCAATTTGGCGATAATGTTACAATGGATATGCTTAGAGAAGCATTTATTAAAATTGGATTTTCTGACATGATTGAAGTTGCCTTTGCAGCAGATATATTATCTATAAAAGAAGCATGTGAATTTGATAAACATGTAAATAAAGATGGAGACCTTATGATAACATCCTGCTGCTGCCCTATGTGGGTTGGCATGTTAAAAAAAGTATATACTTCATTAGTAAAAGATCTATCACCCTCTATTTCACCAATGATTGCAGCTGGACGTATAATAAAAAAAATAAATCCTGATGCAAAAGTTGTTTTTATAGGTCCTTGCATTGCAAAAAAAGCTGAAGCTAAGGAAAATGATTTAAAGGATGTCATAGATTTTGTTTTAACCTTTGCTGAACTTGATGAAATTTTTAAAGCGTTAAAAATAGATTTATCATCTTTAAAGGGAATACCATCAAAAGATTATACTTCAAGAGGTGGTAGGATGTATGCTAGAAGTGGTGGTGTATCAACTGCTGTTTCAGACATTATAGAGGAACTTTATCCAGATAAATTCAAGTCTTTTAAATCAAGTACTGCTTCAGGTGTTAAAGAATGTAAAGAAATTCTTGAAAAGGCACTAAATAAAGAACTTGATTCAAATTTCATTGAAGGAATGGGATGCAAAGGTGGTTGCGTTGGTGGTCCCAAAACCCTTATACCTCTTGAAAAAGGAAAACAACAAGTTGATAATTTTGCATTTGATTCTCCAATAAAAGTACCATTACACAGCGAAACTCTTGATAATATCTTAAAAGAAATTGGAATCAATTCAATTGATGATTTTAAAGATAAACAAAAAATGTCACTATTTGAGCGTGATTTTAATTCAAATAATGTTAAAAAATAA